GAATAAATTTAAGAAGTGTATACAAGACTTTAATCACATATTTGAAAGTTGAATGGAAAAAATGGACCCCAAACCGAAGCAACATTTTCTTGCTTTTTAGGAACGTCCGTTTTAAAGTAACTCAATGTTGATAAGGAAGAGAGGAGAATGGGCCAAACATCTGAACTCGTCATTCGAGAAAAATAATCGGAGATTTGGATGATGAAACGTGGAACCAAACATGCACATAATCTTCCAATCCACATTGGCACATTGAAAGATTCATCATAGTTACTATTTCATCAAGTTCCATATAATAGTAACAAAATAGGCCCATAAGATGTTAAGCATAGGTACCACTTAGTATTTTGATATGCAACATACTTTTGctgaatcaaaaaaaaaaaaaaatgcaacataGTTTTGGGAAATGGTATATGATGTTTGTGACACCCCAATGCCACAAATAACCAAACATGATATAATAATCAGCAAATTGTGCAATTTAGCGTCTGCagacttttaagttttaattgaTGAGACAGTAGCACAGGAATTCGGTTAAAGAATAAAGACAGAATATTCTTattctttaaatatatattttttctctgtACATTCGTTCTACAATGGAAACCTATAGTCATAGGTTAGGTATGGTTGATGGTTGTGCATTATTGTCACTGAGATACTCACCGGTGAAGGAATATTGCTGCCATGCCACTGGTGACAGAATCAGCAAGACGCGACACCACATTAATACTTTGGAATCGATTCATCACATTCAGAAAAAGAAACTAAGATTGTTCCTTCACAGCTACAAGCTCATGTCCTCTGGCAAGCCGATACTTAGAAAATATAGGCTGCACATTCACAATGTTTACACTTTACACCATTAAGCGGATACACAGAGAAAAGGCAGGTAGAAACATTAAGCAGAGATTTTGTGATATAAGATGATGTTAATTTTCACATTTCAATATGTACAGACGGGACATGCATTAAACAGATCATAACAATCAAATAAGTTTACATGAAGACATGAAATTGGAAGCTCGAAAGCGTCAAATCTTTCATCAGAATAACAAAAAACAATAGAATGAACGAGGTTATTGGTGTTACCTTGCAGACATAAAAGCCATCCCAAAGAAGACAGCTTTAACAGATTGTCTCTGTCCCACATAATCGAAAGCCAATGGCAGCATTTCATGAAGGGTCAGAAAGGCCATAACTCCACCAACTGGAATCATTATAAAACAAATATGCATGTAAAACATGGATGCTAAAAATCTAACTGGGGCATCTAGAAGACAACAAGTTGTGTTTGGCGAACCTGATCCAAGCAAACCCTCCAAAATCTCAGGATCTAAGCTGCTAGGGAATAGATAGGCTACAAGTGaaagaaaagaaatcatcacagTAGGTTCACCTTAGTAAATTCACaatatctaaaatttctaagtaaCAATCACAGCTATGGCCTATCGGgagatttgaaaacaaaacaaaaaatactgTATTTCTTGGAAAATAATGTGTATCTAAACACagtaaaaaatttattcaaatgaAACTTAAAATATTGAACAAAAGAAAATATCATAATGACCATTGCTCTTCATTCATTTCTAATTGCATCACTGAAATATATCTACCATGTCTACAGTAAACAGGTTCTGTCACAAGATCTATACCTCTGGGATATTGTGCAGAGCAATGGCCAACGCCAAGTTGAGGCCAACACGAAGGCCCTATGGAAAGGAATCATGAAACAAATGTCAAATGGAAGCAACATTAACAAGCATATCAGCAATTATTAAAGCAATAATTCAACAATTGTTGATAAAAGTTGCAGTCTTGCAGATGAATATGCACATGAATAGTTTGTTGGGTACCTTAATTGAACCAAGGAACACTGCCATTCCCTCTGGAAAGTTGTGCAAACTTATACCTGGTAAATGAATTAagtaaaaattaaactttaaagaCACTGAAAAATACATTTATAGAGACAAGATGACGATCATACCTACTGCGGTAATAATTCCACTGAATCAAACTTGGCGGATGCTTTTTCATGATATCTTTGCCTCCTCCATCCCCATTTTTCCAATTTCAAGGATGCGATAATATTCATGAAAATTTGATATCTCTATGAAATATACAAGATGAGTGGTGCAATGGCAGTTTGCAAATTCAACAATAGAGCGGAAACAGTACAATCATTTGATATAAACCTTTCTACTCTTGTCAGTGGAAATGGGAGCAAGTGTTGGCTCAGGGATAAAATTGGCAACAACACCAAAGAATAATACGCCAGCAAAAAACTACAGGAGTGAGAAGATAAAAACAATTTAGTCAGCTAAAATGAGAGAACATGACATGAATCACCAAGTAGTTAAgtgcagagaaagagaaggttACCCACCCAGAGCTTCCCTTTGAGGAAGCCAAGTGAGTTGAGAGCATTATGAGCAAGGTCAAAGAAGGAAATACTAAGCATCAAACCAGCTGCATAACCCTTCATTGCAAGGAATGAAATGAAAGGCATTTTCAGTTAAGCAAATCAACAAACATCATACATGCATTCCAATTCCGAAATTTGAAGCGAAGAAAGGGGCACCTGTAATAAGCCAAGCATCTTCAAATTAGGAGCTGGATTGATCACTACAAAAAGGGCACCTGTAAAAGAAAAAGGAGCACGTGGGTGTGAAGCTGAAGCTGAAGACGAAGAACACTAGAGTTGTAAAAgtgattagagagagagagagagagagagagagagagagagtaccgAAGGAAGTACTgaggccaccaagaagggaaagaGCAAGAGCTACTGCAACCTGAGACTGAGAATCCAttgccctctctctctctctctctctctctctctgaacgGAGGTTCACCTAAAGTTTTTTCCCCTTTCCCGCCAAAGCACTAATCACAATCAGAGAAAGCCTTCGATTCACTATCAGGCGCGCCCTCACCTCCGATTCACCTTCGCCACTCACCTTCCCTACTCACCGTCGCTCCTTCACCACTCACCACTCACGACTTCGCCACTCACCGTCAGCTGCGCCCTCCTGCATTGATCGTCAGCTGCCCCCTCACCATCCTCGTCTCTGCGCTCACATCGTGGAGAAGGTATCTATAGATTTCCGTTTGGTTCTGAAATTTGGGTGGTTTCGGGTtccaattttagggtttttaaattGGGGGTTTGGTACAATAATCTGGTTTATATGCAATTGTGCATTGTGAATTGATGAACAAGCCAtgtattgttgatgaacatgcatgctatttatttatttatttatttccatCCGCGTCTACTCGTTCTTCTTGCCACTGCGCATTCTGGTTCCTTTCTTCGTTGAATCTGCTGCTGGGGTTGGAAGTGTGGAGGAAGTTTAAGATGTTGCCTTTGAAGATTATCTGTGTTTACACTTGGCTTTCTATGAATCTAGCTGCTGTTTGATGTCCTGTTATATTTTGCCATTTGGTTCTGTTTTGTGGAATCTCTTTGTTTATgggttttactttttaatttggtttattGGATGCAGATGAGTGTTGCGTGTACACATCCTGGTTCATTTGGAAACTTGTGTATACTTTGTGGGCAAAAGTTGGAGGGTGAATCTGGTGTGAAATTTGGCTACATACACAAG
This region of Arachis hypogaea cultivar Tifrunner chromosome 8, arahy.Tifrunner.gnm2.J5K5, whole genome shotgun sequence genomic DNA includes:
- the LOC140173173 gene encoding zinc transporter ZTP29-like, which encodes MKKHPPSLIQWNYYRSISLHNFPEGMAVFLGSIKGLRVGLNLALAIALHNIPEFHLNKFFTVFRYTLFSKKYTYLFPSSLDPEILEGLLGSVGGVMAFLTLHEMLPLAFDYVGQRQSVKAVFFGMAFMSASLYFLSIGLPEDMSL
- the LOC112705160 gene encoding zinc transporter ZTP29 isoform X1 is translated as MDSQSQVAVALALSLLGGLSTSFGALFVVINPAPNLKMLGLLQGYAAGLMLSISFFDLAHNALNSLGFLKGKLWFFAGVLFFGVVANFIPEPTLAPISTDKSRKVYIK
- the LOC112705160 gene encoding zinc transporter ZTP29 isoform X2 yields the protein MDSQSQVAVALALSLLGGLSTSFGALFVVINPAPNLKMLGLLQGYAAGLMLSISFFDLAHNALNSLGFLKGKLWVVFCWRIILWCCCQFYP